The Micromonospora violae DNA segment TCAGAGGTGAGACCGACGAAGCTGATCACCGACACCCGGGCCCGCCGCCCCGGCGACGGCGTCAGCAGCAGCCCCGGGTCGGCCGGCGCGCCGACCCCACCGAAGAGGGGATCGGTGACCATGGCCGCCTTGAGCGCCTCGGCCAACTCCTCGGCGAGCTTCCCCGCCCGGGCCAGCCGACTGACCCCCTCGGGCAGGTCGGTGAGGAACTCGGTGAAGCCGGGCAGGCCCACCATCCCGCTGCGCGCGTACGCCTGGAGGGCCTCGGTGAGGACGGCCTTGCCCTGCTGCGCGAGCCGGCCCGAGCGGTCGACGCCGGCCCGCGGCGCGAGCGCCTCCACGGCGGAACGGACGGCCTGGTCGAACTCGTCGGGCCAGTCCCGCAGCGAGGTGAAGTCGGGCAGTGGCTGGAAGCTCAGCGGCCGGCCGGCGGTGACCCGGGGTGTCCACACCACCACCTCGGTGTGCGCGAGGTAGTCGGCGGCGCGTTCGGCGTCGCCGGGGCCCCAGCCGTCCGGCGGGTCGGGCCACGCGTCACCGAGCCGGGCGAGGTCGTTGTTGGGGTCGAGCACGATCGCGGAGACCCCCTCGCGGGCGCACTCCTCGACCAGCCGTCGGATCAGCACGGTCTTGCCCGAGCCGGACCCGGCGAACACCACGGCGTGGCGGCGCAGCGACTCCAGGGGCACCGTGAACGGATGACCGCCGTCGACGGTCCGCCCCAGCCCGACAACCGGACCGCCGGTGCCGACCACGACGTCGCCAACGTCAGCGGGCGCGGGCACGGCCACCGAACCGGTCGACGGATCGGCGGCCACGGCGGCGACCGGTTCGTTCGTCGGGTCGGATTCGGGGCCGCCCGACGGTGGCTCGCCGTCGTCGGGTGACCGGGGCGCGGTGCCGCCGCGCGTCCCGTCGGGCCCGGGCAGGACCGCGCGGAACAACTCGGTGCCGCTGGCCGGACGACGGGCCACCAGCCACTCCTGCAAGGCCGTGGACGGTTCGGTCGCCATCGCCCGCAGCGCCGCGAAGACCCGCAGGTCCGCCTCCGACACGGCGCACCGCAGGCCGCCGGCCGCGTCGAAACCGGTCAACACCTCGGTCGTACGCTTCCCGGTCGGCCACGGGCCGTTGCGCAGCAGGATCAGCCGCCGCTGTGGCAGGTCCCGATCCAATCCCGCGAGGGTGCACGCGGCCTTGACCCGGGCGGTGACGGCGATGGCGTTGGGGTGCGCGATGGCCCGGAAGCACCAGTGCGCCTCGTTCTCGGTGGCCTCGTCGAGCACCTCGATCAGCCGTCCGTGCAGCGCGGGTTTGCGCCCGGGCGGCGGATCGTACTTGTAGGTGGCGCCGGTCGGTGCCTGCTCGGCGATCCAGGCGGCCAGGCCGGCGGCGAGCAGCGGTGGCATGTGCTCGTCCTCGCGGGTCGGGTCGAGCGCGGCCGACACGTCCGCGGCCTCGACCAGCTCGGCGAACCGGGCGTCCAACTCGTGCAGGCGGCGCTCGTCCGTCGTCGGGTCGCCGGGGGCGTTGCGGACGGTGCTCACCGTCGGCATCGATTCGGTGCCGTCGATGAGCCGGTCCAACTCGACCACCTCGTCGCGGTCCCGGCACCAGGCGATGTGGCGGTCCACCCGGCGGAGCAGGGCGCGGGGTGTGAGGGTGGGCGCGTCGGCGAAGGCGGCGGGGGTGATCGGCCAGGTGGGGTGCGGTGGCCCGAAGTACATACCCGCGTAGGCGGCGGCGAGGCGCTTCGCCACGATCGCCTGCCCGATCTCCGGGGTGGGGATCCGGTCCGGCAGGGTCGACGTACGGAAGCGGTCGGCGACCGGGGTGGGCGCTGCGCGGGTCATCAGCACCCAGGTGTCCGGGAGGCACGAGACGACGACCAGGGTGCGGCGGGTGATGTCACGGAGCTTGAGCAGGCCGTCGGCGATCGGGCCGAGCACCATGGCCTGGGCGTCCTCCAGCCCCTGATGGTGGTTGAGCAGCGAGGTGCTGGTCTGGGCGAACAGCGTGTCGAGCTGGTCCACGGCGATGACCGTGGGGTCGAGCGTCAGGGCCATCAGTCGGGAGATGTCCTGCACGACCTGCTGCGGGGTGCGGATCGCGGTGCTCAACCCCCACGCCGCCCGCGCGGCCGGGTCACCGGGTTCGGAGATCAGGTGGGCGTAACCGACGTCCTGTGCCTCGAAGTCGATGGCGCCGTGCAGGACGAGCGCCCGGGCGGTGTCCTGGGTGTCCCGCCCGACCTCCCGGTCGCGCTCGCGCAGCGCCCAGATGAAGGTGTCGAGCTGTGCACGGGTCACCGGTCGGGTGCCGGCGATCGCGTCGCGGACCTCCACCGGCAGGCCGAGCTGGGGGGTGAGCCGACGCAGAAAGGTCTTCAACTGGGTGCCCCAGCCGACGTGGGCGCGGCCCATCCCCTCCACCAGGGCCAGGGCCACGCTCTCCCAGAACGTCTTGCCACTGACCATGTCGACCAGGAAGAAGTAGCCGCCGTCGCGCTGGATCCGTTCGCGGACCGCCCCGAGCAGGTGCGTCTTGCCGGCGCCCGCGCGGCCCTGCATGGCCACGCCCAGCGGCATGCTGGTGTCGTCGGTGCGGGCCCGCGCCACCCCGCGCAGGATCTCCGCGGCCACCTTCTCGTGCAGCTCCGGCACGTTGTGCGGGCTCGGTCGCCACACGTCGTCCGGGGTGACCGCCGGGTTGAGACTGACCGCTTCCAGCGCGGCCCGCTGGTCGTCGGAGATCACGCCGGGCCGATCGCCAGGGCGTGGTTGTCCTCGTTCCCGATCCGGACGGCCGCGGCCCGGTCCCGCGCGGTCAGGGACTTGGTGTTCGCCACCGGGATGATGCGCACGTCCTCCCGGCCGACCATCGCCCGCAACGCCGCGTCCAGGGCGGCCCGGTCGGTGTCGCCGAGCCGCTCCCGGACGTCGGCGAGCCCGACCCACGCTCCCGGTGCGGCGGCCAGCTCCCGGTACGCCGAACGCACCAGCGCCTCCACCTCCGCCGCGCACACCGGTGCCGCCGTCGGTGCCGCCGCCGTCGCTGACGCCGTGGGCGCCGGTGCGTCGTTTCGCGGTTCGCTGGGCGCCGGCGCCGTTGCCCCGGTCTGCTTGAAGAAGTCGGCGTGGCTGACCCGCAGCCGGTCCAGCGAACGGTGCAGGTTGGTCAGGACGACGAACAGCGACCGGGTCGTCGAGCCACCCTGCTTCGGCGGCGCGGAGGTGTGCAGCTGACGTGCCACCCGCCAGCCTTCGTCGGTCAGTTCGTGGGCGAACGGCCGGTGCGTGCGATCGGTGTCCACCAGTCCCAGGTCGACGAGCTTCTTGTTGTCCTTGCCGGTCAGGGTGAAGCCGGCCAGCTCCTTCAGCTCGACGTTGGTGAGTCGGCGCGCCTCGACCATCAGCACCACGAGGGCGTTGATCTGGTTCGGCGTCAGGTGCGGGACATCCGCCGGGCTCGTCATGATGTCTCATCTCCGTGGGGGTGCGTGCCGTCCAAGCGTCGCCGGGCCAGCAGCCGACGGATCCCGTCGACCACCGCCGGCGTGTCGGTCAGCACCTGTTCGTTGGTGAAGCGGAGCACGTCCAACCCGAGGAGTTGCAGCTGAACGTCTCTCCGCCGATCGTTGGCGAAAGCGATTCGCCCACGATGCTCCGGGCCGTCCACCTCGACCGCAAGACCCTCCGTGGGCCAAAACAGATCCAGTCGGTACGCCGCACCCAGGACGTGCCACTCGTAGGTCTGGTTCCACCGCCGGCCGCGCGCCCAGTCGTGCGGCGCGAGCGCGCGTTCCAACGCCTGCTCGGCGGTGCTGTCGCCGCGCGGCACTCCCGCGATCGGCGGCCAGGCCAACACCGTCGAGCCCGCCTCGGCGCCGACGGCCGGAATCTGTTCGGTCGTGCTGGCCAGCCCGGCGAATCGGTTGGGCAGCAGCACCGGTACCGAGCGCACCCGGTCGGCGTGGCGCAGCGGCCTGCCGGCCAACCACACCGTGAAGCCGCCGTGTCGCACGAGCCATTCGGCGGCGGCCACCAGCGTCCGCTCGGCGTCCGCCTCCAGGTGGGGCAGGGCCACCACGAGTACGCAGCTCTCCCGGTCGTACGCCTCGGCGATCACCCGGGCGAGCCCTGCGGCGCGTACCCCTGGGGCGAAGCGGGACCGGTCGCCGGGGTGGCGCGGATTGCGCAGCCCACGCTCGGCGAGGTCGGCCAGGAACGGGCCGAAGTGCCGGGATCGGGCGGCGGCGCGGGCCGCGAGGGCGCGCACCGCCGCCACGCCGAGCGGGCCCGCGCTGTCGAAACGGTCGGCCCCGCTCAGCCAGCGGGGGAACATCGCGAGGGCGGCGCTGTCCAGTTGGTCGAGCAGGGCGTCCACGAGATCACCGAGAGGGCCCACCGCGGTGGGCCGGTAGTGCACGGTCGCGGGCGCTGCCGGTGGCAACGGGTCGAGCGCCACCCGCAGCAGCTCCGGGTCGACGCCCGGCAGGTGACTCACCCGCCGCGTCGGCGGGCCGGCCCACCAGGCCCCGTTGGCGTCGCCGTTGGCCCGGACGGGGTGCGCCATGTCGGCACCCTACGACAGGTGCGGGCGCGACCGGGCACTACCGGTGTGCTCCGCGTTCAGCGCAGCCGGCGGATGTCGCCGTACGCGCGGTAGTAGCCACCGCGGCTGGACTCGCGCACCTCGGTCACCAGGTAGCGGGCGCCCGGCTCGCGAATCCCCTTGGGGAACTGCACGGACCAGTCGCGTCGGTAGCCGTCGGAGAGCACCTGGACCCGCAACCGGCCGCGATCGTCGCGGCACTGCACGACCACGCCGGCCCCCGCGTCGCTGGTCACCTCGACGATCGTCGGTTGCACCGGCTGGGGCGCCTGACGGGGGGCCTTGATGTCGCGCACCTGGGGCACCTCCCCGGCCTGCGCCGCGCGGATCGCCGGCTCGCTCGCGTCGATGCAGGCCAGGTGGCCGGCGGTGGTGACGACGTAGAGCCGGTCGTCGTGGTATTGCATGGAGTACGCCGAGCCGCAGCCGGTGCCGAGCTTCCACAGTCGGGTGCCCGCCGCGTCGAAGCAGTAGATCGAGGATGACTGTCACCGGCGAAGACGTACCGGCCGCCCTCGGCGGTGGCGCAGGAGAAGACCGGGGCGTCGCAGTGGTAGGTGCGTTCGTGTCGACCAGTCTTGGACAGCCGCACCACCTCGCGGGTGCCCGTCCCGGCGAACACACTGTCGTGCTCCTGCCAGCCGAAGAGCACCGAACCGGTCCGGGTGTGCCACAGCTCCTCGCCGGTACGCCACTGGTAGCCGGTCACGCCCTGCGAGTGGCCGTGGTAGATGGCGTCGTTGTCGCACCGCACCATCCAGGCCGAACGCCCCCGCCCGGGGCGACGCCACAGGAACTCGTCCTCGTGGTCGACGGCGGTGATCCCGCCGTCGGCGTCGGAGACGCCGAGGACGCCGTCGTGGATGTCCAACCAGTAGATGTCGATCTCCGGGGCGATCGCGTACGCCACCCTCGGCACCTTGCCGGACAGGTCGTAGACGTTGCCGTCGTCGCAGCCGGCGTAGATCCAGGCGTCGTCGGCGACGATGCACTTCACGCCGTCGGGGAGGCGGACCTGGCTGCGCACCTGGGCGTCGTGGTCGAGTGTCGTGATCACGCCGTGCTCGTTGCCGACCATGCAGTGCTGCCCATCGACGAAGATGCCGAAGGCGGGGGCGCCGGAGTCGTAGCGCCAGAGCACCGGGGCGGTGTGGGCGGTGGAGCGGGTGCTCACGATCTGCCGCCGGGACACGGTGCGCTTCTGACGGACGCCGCGGACCGCCGGCGCGTAGCCCTTGCGAACCTTCTCGCCGATCTTCTTCGCGGCGGCGGCCCGGGCCCGGGCGTTGTCCGGATAGGCGCTCGCCTTGACCTGCCCCTGGTCGCCGATCCGGCCGTAGCGCACCGTCAGCGTGGCGTCGTCGACGATGACCTCGTAGAACTTGTGCGCACCGTCCACTTCGGACAGTTCGAGGTAGGTCGTCTCCTGGGACATGGGGGGCCTCCGAGGGTCAGCGAGCGGCGCGACGTGGCCGGCGCGGCGACAGTGACCACACGTTATCGACGCCCCCCGACAGAACCGGCGTTCGGCCAGCGCAGCGCGTCGTCGCGGAGCACCGCGTGCGCGCCGACGCTCTGGTTGACGATCTGCGTCACCCGTACGTCGACCGCGATGCTGGCCAGCGCCACCGCGTCCGCGCGGCTGAGGCCGTGCAGCCGCTGCATCAGCGTCAGCATCGAGTCCAGTGCGGCGAACGTGGCGTCGTCGAGGGAGGGCCCGACGCCCAGCGTCAGCCAGGCGTCCGGGGTACGGGCCACCGGGCCGGTGAGCGGAAAGTCGTCGCGTACGTCGAAGGTCAACGTCACCTCGTCCATCGGACACTCGATCGCGGTGCCGCCGACCTCGCCGTCGCCCTGTGCGGCGTGCCCGTCCCCGACGGAGAACAGCGCCTCGTCCACCGGGATCGGCAGCAGGAGGGTGCTGCCGGCGGTGAGGTCGCGGCAGTCCAGATTGCCGCCCCAGGGGCGCGGTGGGATGGTTGAGTGCCGGCCGGGCTCCGCGGGTGGCATGCCGAGCACCCCCATGAAGGGTCGCAGCGCGACCGTGTGGCCATGCTGGTTGTGGCCGGTCATCGTCACCGGGTCCAACGTCCAGGCGTGCACCACCGGCTCATCCTGCACGCCGTAGCGCTGGTTGAACCCGCTCGGCCAGCCGCCGGCCACCGTGGTTCCCCAGCGGGCCGGGACGACCGCGTCGATGCGTACCGCGAGGGTCTGTCCCGCCCGCGCACCGCGGACCGCGACCGGGCCGGTCAACGCGTGTCCGTGGTCGGGTCGGTGCTGCGCGACCCGGGGCCGGTCCCGGTTCGGCCCGCCCTGGTACGGGCCGGCGGACCACCAGCAGTCCAGGGTGCGATAGGTGACGGTGTCGCCGGGTTCGATGGTGAGCACCGGCGGGAAATCGGGGGAGAAGTGGCCGTGCAGGCTGTCCTCGCCCGGGGTGAGGGTGTGTCGCATCAGTGCAGGCTAGTGGCGACTGGCCGGCACAGCGGGTCGCCCAGGTGCGCGGTGGGTGCCGGGCGCACCCACCGCGCACGTCTCAGTCGGGCGATGTCAACCCGAGGTGCAGGAGCGGATCTGGGGGCGGGCGCCGCTGTTGCCGTTGGTCATCGTGGTGAAGCCGAAGGTGTTGCCGCTGCCGTTGGACCGCATGGTCATGACATTGCCGCTGCTGTCCCAGGTGGCGGTGCCGTTCCAGATCGTGGAGATCCGCTGCGGTGGGGTGATGGCCACGACCACCGTCCACGTGTTGGCGCCGCTGACCGTCACCGAGGTGTTGTACCGGTCGCCCCAGACGTTGGTGGTGGTGGCGGTCGCGGTGCAGCTGCCGCCGGCGGGCGGCGGGGTGGTCGTCGGCGGGGTGGTCGGCGGCGAGGTGCCGCCGTCCGGTGCGACCGCACGGCCGGTGGACGGTGAGATCATGCCGGGGCACAGGTTGCGGCTGGTCAGGTTGGCCATGATCTGCGGGATCGCGTCGCGGGTGTTCTGGATCCCGTCGTGCATCAGGATGACCTGGCCGGCCTGGAGTCGGCTCGCGTTGGCCACGATCTGGCTGACGCTGGCGCCGTTCCAGTCCTGCGAGTCCACGTCCCAGAGCACCTGGCGCATGCCCAGCGACGAGGCGACGGACTGCAGGGTGGAGTTGGTCTCGCCGTACGGTGGCCGGAACAGCACCGGCCGGCTGCCGGTCGCCGACTGGATCGCCGAGCTGGTCTGGGACAGGTCCGACTGCATCTGCGACTGACTCATCGAGGTCATGTGGGCGTGGTTCCAGCTGTGGTTGGCGACCCACATGCCGGCGGCGACCTGTGCCTGTGCGGCGGACCGGTTGTTCTGGACGTTCTGCCCGACGTTGAACATGGTGGCCCGTACGCCGTTGTTGCGCAGCACGTTCAGCAGGGCGCTGGTGCTGCCGGTCGGACCGTCGTCGAAGGTGAGGCCGACGTACCCGTTGCAGGTGGCGGCGCTCGACGGGGTCGAGCTGGCGGCGAGGACGACGCCGCACATGGCCACGGCGGTGGCGAGGACGGCGAGCGCCGCGCGCAGCCGCCTCGACCACAGGGCCGTGCGGGGGAAGAGCCTGCTCATCTGGTGCCCCTTCGCGCAGGCCCGGACGCGCCCTGGTGGTGGGCGGCGCAGTCCGGACAGGTGTGGATGAGTGGGTCGGTGGACCCGAAGCCGTGCGAAGCCGTTGCATTGACCTCAGTGGATCGGAGTATTACAGCGAGAATTCCGACGCGTCAACAAGTTCCGGAACATCTTCGGAACAACGCAGAGGGCCGTTCAGGGTGTGGCCAGGCATGCCGTGGTCGGGGCGGGTTCTGGGCGCGACACGTGGCGGTGGTGCCGCCGACGTGATCCGGAAAGTAGCCGGAAATATCGACAGTGGTCATCCGGTCGCCCCCGTCGGATCCGCGCGGAATAGTAAAGACTCTGAACAGAAAATGTTACAGTCACTTCCGTCGATACCCGGCTCGGCTGTCGGCAGTGAGATCCCAGGAAGGAGTGATCACATGACGAGACTGCGCGCGCTGGTCGCGCTGGTGGCACTGATCGTCGCCGGTGGACTGGTCGCGGTCATCCCGGCCACGGCCGCGTCGGCGGCGGCCTGCTCCGCGGCATGGCAAGCCTCGGCCGTCTACTGGGGAGACGCCCAGGTCTCCCACAACGGCCGCAACTACCGGGCGAAGTGGTGGACCCAGAACGAGGCGCCGCCGGGTACCACCGGCGTCTGGGAGGATCTCGGCGCGTGCGGGGGAGGTGGCACACCACCCGGGGGGACCTGCTCCTACCCGAACTGGACCGCCGGGACCTGGTACGCCACCGGCGCCATCGTGCGGTACACCAACGGTCTCTACTACATCGCCGAGCACGACAATCCCGGGTACGACCCCATCATCAGCACCTGGTACTGGGAGCCCTACACCTGTGGCGGCCAGCCGCCGACCACCCCGCCTCCCACCAACCCCGGTGGCTTCGTGGTCACCGAGGCCCAGTTCAACCAGATGTTCCCCGGTCGCAACTCCTTCTACTCGTACGCGGGGCTCGTCGCCGCGCTCAGCGCCTACCCGGCGTTCGCGCGGACCGGCAGTGCCACCGTCCAGCGCCAGGAGGCCGCGGCCTTCCTGGCGAACGTGTACCACGAGACCGGCGGCCTCGTGCACATCGTCGAGCAGAACACGGCGAACTACCCGCACTACTGCGACCCGGGCCAGCCGTACGGATGCCCCGCCGGGCAGGCCGCCTACTACGGGCGCGGGCCGATCCAGCTCAGTTGGAACTTCAACTACAACGCCGCCGGTAACGCGCTCAACCTGCCGCTGCTGACCAACCCGTGGTTGGTGCAGAACGACGCGGCGGTGGCCTGGAAGACCGGCATCTGGTACTGGATGACCCAGAACGGGCCGGGCACCATGACCGCCCACAACGCGATGGTCACCGGCGCCGGATTCGGGCAGACGATCCGCAGCATCAACGGCTCGATCGAGTGCAACAACGGAAACCCCGCACAGGTGCAGAGTCGCGTCACCAGGTACCAGCAGTTCGTCGGCATCCTCGGCGTGCCCGCCGGAGCCAATCTCTACTGCTGATCCGGGGCCGGGCCTCGGCATTCGTCGTCGGACGCGGCCGGGGCCCGGTGCCTCGGCGGCCGGGTCGCGGTTGGAGTGGTGACTGTTTCGACGCGATCAACCCGTTGACATCGCCGTGGTGCTCCGGGAACTATCAGCGGCAGTCCGACGCCCCGGCTCCCGTTGCTCACCGACTCCGATGACAACGATGTCAGGGCTCGCAAGCTCCACTCTGCCCACACGTTCGACGTACTCGACCTGGTTCGAGGCGAAAGGCTTCCGTCCCTCATGTCGCACACCCCCCTTGCGCGTCCTCGCCTGCTGGCGGTGACGACAGCAGCCCTGCTACCGCTGGGCCTGCTCGTCGCCGCGCCCCTGGCGAACGCCGCGCCCCAGCCGGCAACGCCCGGCAACTTCACCTCCTCGTTCGAGCCCGCCGACCCGCAGCCCGCCACCAGCACGGTCGAGGTCGGCGCGAACGGAAAGCCGATCCAGGCCAACCTGAGCGGCAAGGTCTCCACCCTGCCCGGCACCCTGCTCGGCCAGGTCACCGCCGTGACCGCGAGCGACGAGTACCAGCCGAGAGAGATCGCCGCGAACCTCAAGGACGACGATCCGTCCACCAAGTGGCTCGTGTTCGCCACCACCGGCTGGGTGACCTACCAGCTCGCCAAGCCGGCGACCGTGGTGCGCTACTCGCTGACCGCCGCCAACGACGCACCCGAGCGAGACCCCAAGGACTTCGTCATCCAGGGGTCGAACGACGGCAAAGCCTGGACCGACCTGGACAAGCGCACCGGCGAGAAGTTCAGCGGTCGCTTCGCGACCAACAAGTACAGCTTCACCAACACCACCGCCTACAGCTTCTACCGGCTCAACGTCACCGCGAACTCCGGTGACCCGCTCGTGCAGCTCGGCGACTGGAACATCAGCGACGGCTCGGACGTCCCCCTGCCGGCCACGCCGATGGTCAGCGTGGTCACCGCCGGCCCGAACGACGGGTACACCACGAAGCCGGAAGCCGGCTTCACCGGGCTGGCCGCGCTGCGGTACGCCGGCGGCGCCCCGGGCAGTGGCCGCTCGTACGGGACCAACAAGCTCTTCGACGTCGACATCCCGGTCGGGCCGAAGACCCGCCTGTCGTACAAGATCTTCCCGGAGTTCACCGGTGGGGACGGCCAGTACCCGTCCACCTACGCCGCGCTCGACCTGCACTTCACCGACGGCAGCTACCTGAGCGGGCGCGCCCCTGTCGACCAGCACGGCAACCTGCTCACCGCCGCCGGCCAGGGTGCCTCGAAGGCGCTCTTCGCCGACCAGTGGAACCTCGTGCGGACCGACCTCGGCACCATCGCGCGGGGCAAGACGATCGACCGCATCCTGCTGGCGTACGACGCCCCCACGGCCACCGGGGACACCCGGTTCCAGGGTTGGCTCGACGACATCGAGGTGGAGGGCTCGCCGGCGTCGATCGACGGCTCGAAGCTGACCAACTACGTCGACACCCGACGTGGCACCAACTCGTCGATCGGCTTCTCGCGCGGCAACAACCTGCCGATCACCGCGGTGCCGAACGGCTTCAACTTCTTCACCCCGGTCACCGACGCGGACTCCGAATCCTGGGAGTACGAGTACCACCGCAACAACAACGAGGCCAACCTGCCCATGCTGCAGGGCCTCGCGATCTCCCACGAGCCGAGCCCGTGGATGGGTGACCGCAACCGGATGTCGGTCATGCCGGTCGTCGGCAACGGCTCACTGACCGGTGACCCCGCCAGCCGCGCGCTCGCCTTCAGCCACGACGACGAGATCGCGCAGCCGGACCTCTACCGGGTCACGACGCAGAACGGCCTCGTCGCGGAGATGTCGCCCACCGACCACGCCGGGATCATGCGGTTCACCTTCCCGGCCGGCCAGGCGACGGGAAGCCTGGTCTTCCACACCGGCAC contains these protein-coding regions:
- a CDS encoding ATP-binding protein, with the protein product MISDDQRAALEAVSLNPAVTPDDVWRPSPHNVPELHEKVAAEILRGVARARTDDTSMPLGVAMQGRAGAGKTHLLGAVRERIQRDGGYFFLVDMVSGKTFWESVALALVEGMGRAHVGWGTQLKTFLRRLTPQLGLPVEVRDAIAGTRPVTRAQLDTFIWALRERDREVGRDTQDTARALVLHGAIDFEAQDVGYAHLISEPGDPAARAAWGLSTAIRTPQQVVQDISRLMALTLDPTVIAVDQLDTLFAQTSTSLLNHHQGLEDAQAMVLGPIADGLLKLRDITRRTLVVVSCLPDTWVLMTRAAPTPVADRFRTSTLPDRIPTPEIGQAIVAKRLAAAYAGMYFGPPHPTWPITPAAFADAPTLTPRALLRRVDRHIAWCRDRDEVVELDRLIDGTESMPTVSTVRNAPGDPTTDERRLHELDARFAELVEAADVSAALDPTREDEHMPPLLAAGLAAWIAEQAPTGATYKYDPPPGRKPALHGRLIEVLDEATENEAHWCFRAIAHPNAIAVTARVKAACTLAGLDRDLPQRRLILLRNGPWPTGKRTTEVLTGFDAAGGLRCAVSEADLRVFAALRAMATEPSTALQEWLVARRPASGTELFRAVLPGPDGTRGGTAPRSPDDGEPPSGGPESDPTNEPVAAVAADPSTGSVAVPAPADVGDVVVGTGGPVVGLGRTVDGGHPFTVPLESLRRHAVVFAGSGSGKTVLIRRLVEECAREGVSAIVLDPNNDLARLGDAWPDPPDGWGPGDAERAADYLAHTEVVVWTPRVTAGRPLSFQPLPDFTSLRDWPDEFDQAVRSAVEALAPRAGVDRSGRLAQQGKAVLTEALQAYARSGMVGLPGFTEFLTDLPEGVSRLARAGKLAEELAEALKAAMVTDPLFGGVGAPADPGLLLTPSPGRRARVSVISFVGLTSDQERQSFVNQLQMALFAWIKRHPAGDRPLGGLFVMDEAQTLAPATGTTACTASSIALASQARKYGLGLVFATQAPKGLHNQISGNATTQFFGLLNAPAQIDAARQLAEAKGGRLPDIGLLNSGEFYAAGEGFSFVKVRTPLCLTHHPKTPLTPEEVVTRARPAG
- a CDS encoding endonuclease domain-containing protein: MAHPVRANGDANGAWWAGPPTRRVSHLPGVDPELLRVALDPLPPAAPATVHYRPTAVGPLGDLVDALLDQLDSAALAMFPRWLSGADRFDSAGPLGVAAVRALAARAAARSRHFGPFLADLAERGLRNPRHPGDRSRFAPGVRAAGLARVIAEAYDRESCVLVVALPHLEADAERTLVAAAEWLVRHGGFTVWLAGRPLRHADRVRSVPVLLPNRFAGLASTTEQIPAVGAEAGSTVLAWPPIAGVPRGDSTAEQALERALAPHDWARGRRWNQTYEWHVLGAAYRLDLFWPTEGLAVEVDGPEHRGRIAFANDRRRDVQLQLLGLDVLRFTNEQVLTDTPAVVDGIRRLLARRRLDGTHPHGDETS
- a CDS encoding acetamidase/formamidase family protein; this translates as MRHTLTPGEDSLHGHFSPDFPPVLTIEPGDTVTYRTLDCWWSAGPYQGGPNRDRPRVAQHRPDHGHALTGPVAVRGARAGQTLAVRIDAVVPARWGTTVAGGWPSGFNQRYGVQDEPVVHAWTLDPVTMTGHNQHGHTVALRPFMGVLGMPPAEPGRHSTIPPRPWGGNLDCRDLTAGSTLLLPIPVDEALFSVGDGHAAQGDGEVGGTAIECPMDEVTLTFDVRDDFPLTGPVARTPDAWLTLGVGPSLDDATFAALDSMLTLMQRLHGLSRADAVALASIAVDVRVTQIVNQSVGAHAVLRDDALRWPNAGSVGGRR
- a CDS encoding polysaccharide deacetylase family protein, coding for MSRLFPRTALWSRRLRAALAVLATAVAMCGVVLAASSTPSSAATCNGYVGLTFDDGPTGSTSALLNVLRNNGVRATMFNVGQNVQNNRSAAQAQVAAGMWVANHSWNHAHMTSMSQSQMQSDLSQTSSAIQSATGSRPVLFRPPYGETNSTLQSVASSLGMRQVLWDVDSQDWNGASVSQIVANASRLQAGQVILMHDGIQNTRDAIPQIMANLTSRNLCPGMISPSTGRAVAPDGGTSPPTTPPTTTPPPAGGSCTATATTTNVWGDRYNTSVTVSGANTWTVVVAITPPQRISTIWNGTATWDSSGNVMTMRSNGSGNTFGFTTMTNGNSGARPQIRSCTSG
- a CDS encoding glycoside hydrolase family 19 protein; this encodes MTRLRALVALVALIVAGGLVAVIPATAASAAACSAAWQASAVYWGDAQVSHNGRNYRAKWWTQNEAPPGTTGVWEDLGACGGGGTPPGGTCSYPNWTAGTWYATGAIVRYTNGLYYIAEHDNPGYDPIISTWYWEPYTCGGQPPTTPPPTNPGGFVVTEAQFNQMFPGRNSFYSYAGLVAALSAYPAFARTGSATVQRQEAAAFLANVYHETGGLVHIVEQNTANYPHYCDPGQPYGCPAGQAAYYGRGPIQLSWNFNYNAAGNALNLPLLTNPWLVQNDAAVAWKTGIWYWMTQNGPGTMTAHNAMVTGAGFGQTIRSINGSIECNNGNPAQVQSRVTRYQQFVGILGVPAGANLYC